The DNA region aaagaatGAGGTCACTGTGATGTCAAAATAAATGTTCTTGCTTATGTTCTTCATTCCCATGATAATCTCTGGCTGAGTGTTTCATGAGAAAGGTAAAGTATGACAATTATGCCACATGTGGTCTATCAAAGTTCAGTCTATGAAGAGGAACAAGGGTATAGATGAGAgtttaaaaaacagcaaatagACCTTAGGTTAAATTTTTATAGTTAACGTCATTCTGATTGTATACTGATTATgcaggcatgctctgtggaggtttttaaaactaagttgaagacacatttgttcaccctatcctacatgtcttaattctatggcttttagtttttaaattcgtactgtttttaacttgtattctGTTTTTTACTTGTATTGCTGTGTATcgcttttattaatttatttttttagtttcaaataGTTGTACAGCACTGTTGAAATTGTTTGAaattgctttataaataaatgtattattattattattattattattaataataataataataataataataataataatagtagtaCCTACTGTTTTTCCCTTAGCGCAGTTCTTGTTACTTATACATTCATGAAGTATTAAAGGCTCGCCTTACTGTCAGTGAAAGTAGcatcacaaataatttgtgtctcATTAGTATCTCATTAGATTTGTGTCTTTTCCTGGTTTCAAAATGGGGATCTTTCACATATTAGCCTGAAGTGTGAACCATGACACTATGAAGCAAgtttctaaagaaaaaaatcaaaccctGAATATTTCATTATAGTTAGCTTTTCTTTAGCACCTCCCTCAGGACAACTGTAATATATGCCTACTGACTGGGGAGTTAAACGTCAGGTCTTCCTCACTTTAGAGTCtgactcagttttatttttagtgaTTGAAtgagtcttcttcttctttcagatggTTCCTTTAGGTGTTGCCATCACAAATCATCATGAGCCTGAGGGTCTCTCAAGACCATCCAGTGTGTCACGAATAGGACAGAAACTGTTACCCCTAAATCTGAGATCCAAGTAATGGACAGAGTCTTCAGCATCTGAAGATAGACCTTTACAGAGAGAGTGAAGAGTGTGACCCTCCTCTTTTTTTATAAAGGGAAACTACCACCCCATCTACCAGTCCACAAGCACTGTCACCAACTTACATGCAATGTTGCTGCAGCTCCGTACATCTGTCTCTGCAATGATGGTGCTGAGCATAACTCCACTTTCAATGCTGTTGGAGTTTTGTTTGAGGTGAAGGTTAAAGGTCTTGGCCGGACAGTCCCAGTGCAGCCTCACTGCATATTATACTACATAACTATTCAGcatcctccaccaccaccctgatccaactcaccagcaggtggtgatcagttgacagctcagctccTCTTATTGTGATGATTCAGCTGTGACCTGTGGTTTCCTGATATCAAGTGCAGGTTTGGGCAAACGTAGTGTTTGTTATGGACAAACTGATTAGCACAAATGTCCAAAATGAGGACACTACCCTTGCCTTTCCTCTTAAACACGTCCCTCAGGTCTCAGTGTCATTGCCCACTTGAACAATGAACTCACAAAGGAGGACAGTGGAGCCACCAGATGCTTCCAACAGCCCACGCACCCCCAATGGCTACTCTGAAATACATGGCCAATGTTTCTGTATGATTTTCTGcctgtgtgtgggtttttttttttaattttatgtcaCATCTCAATCACAAAATAACTCTCCCTGTCGGTTATGTTGCATTTGATACATCAGATAAATAGACTCAAAAAATCATTTTGTAAAATTCCTGTTTGGATGCATCATTCAGACATTCCCAGTAACATCATAACACAGACTATTTGTGCAAAGAAAGGCTCATTATAGGCTCGTAATGGCACATGCTGAATGGCCTGTTAGACTGGTTTGCATTAGCAGCAGGTCTACAGTAGGCTGAGGTTGCTGCCTGTACTTTGTTTCTTACATCATACGCTGATGAGTCAGAGGGACGGACAAACAAGGACCAGGAACAGGCTGGTGTAACCCAGAGTCACCTcagcctcagcaagaagcaggaAAACATATTCAGAGAAGGAAGGCTTCTCACAAAACCAGACCGAGGAGAAAGAGATGACTGAGGACTTGGAGGAGCAGGAAGACGAGCTGCTTGCTCTCCAGAGTATCTTTGACACGGACAAGTTTGTTTGGGACGAGTCGAAGTCTGCCGGAGAAATCCGAGTATGTGTCGAGCTTCCTGTCGGCTTCAGCGTGGCTCTCAGAGAGGGTAAATCAGAGGCGCCGGGGTTGTCAAACACGCGACTGTTGGACCGAAAAGATCCGATCTGGATGTTTTTGGAAAATGTTGGTTTGGAATATTAGGCACTACCTTTACTGGTACAGCCCTAATCATCTACTTAAGATAAAAATGGGTTTTATGTagccaatgatgtaaaatgagttaaaCTCATTAGGCTAGCCCGTAACAATGTAATGAGCATGTTTTTGTTGGCATTAAATGGAAAGTATGATGTATGAATTAAATCTATCTAGATCTTTGAACAGCTTAATGTCATCAAGCATCATTTATAGCTTTTGCTATTTGAGTTCATGTGACAGAATATATCAAATATTTTCTATTGAATACAcccaaataatttaaaaacaaataaacaaacattacaGAAAGAGAATAGTTCATCTGATGATCtcgtatttttctttctaaggtGAAAGTCTGCGTCAGTATGATATTTCCTTCCTTCCACCGCTGCTTTTGAACTTTGGACTTCCTGAGGACTACCCgtcctcctcccctccctccttcaGCCTCACCTGCAGCTGGCTGACTCACACACAGGTAATCAGCAGTCAAATAATTGTTGGTCACATGTTCAGCCTGCCAGTGTGTGAGAGGTTCACAGGACATTGTAGATGCTCAGTAAAGATGACAACAATATATTTTCCCTCTCCCTCCACAGTTGGCTGCACTGCGTGCCCATCTCGCTGATCTCTATGAGGCCACTGGGGGCGCTGTGGTGCTCTTCTCCTGGGTGCAGTTTCTCAGAGAAGACGCTCTGAGGTTCCTGAACATCCACAGTAAGCTGGATCTTCCTCCTGATGAACGCAGCACCCTGCATTATAACCAGGACCAACACGATGCTGAACTCTCAGAACCAAAGAACAATTCAGAGCCAGAGTTCTCTGTACCATCCTCGGAAGTTCAGGAGAATCCTTCTGACGGGAGCCGCACAGACTCTCAGGGAGCTTCGGCTTTAGACTCCTGCAAGCATGACCAGAATGATTTGAACTCTCACACGAGCCAGAGTGATGTAACTTCAGATTATCAAAGAGCTCTTTCTCCAGAGCTTGCACTCCAAAACCAAACTGCACACACTCCAGATGTGACAATCCTCCAAGCCTCAGAGTTTAAGGTTGGTCCCCAGGATGATCTTTCTTCATCTGCAGAGAAATCCaagcatcatcaaagtgtccGGGAAGATTTCTTAAATGAAGGAGATGCTTCTCTCTCATCGCTGCTTCCCTCTGCCTCCTCAGGCACGTTAGATCCAAGTGAACTTGGAGCTGCTTCTCTGCCGGTCCACCCCACAGATTCTCCTCAGAGTGAAGAGCAAACCCTCTCTGGTGTCTTTTTAACTCCATCACAGACTCTGCTGTCCCACATTTTGATCTATGATGCGGCCcagaaacacaaagtgtttgccACCACCGTCTTTGACTGCGGGGTTTGTTTTATGTACCGGCTCGGGTCCGAGTGCGTGAAGCTGTCACCGTGTGGCCACGTCTTCTGCCGGGCCTGTCTCTGCGAGTTCTGCACGGTTCAGATCACAGAGGGGAACGTCCAGGGTGTCACCTGTCCTCAGGCAGACTGTGCTGGTGCCCCTACACCTGCACAGGTAGAAGCTACACGCAGTCTTCAACCTGCAGAATGGTTTCAACAACTGTAGTGTTTGGTCCTTTCATCTAAtatcaaaacacattttaaaagctgTTAAAAAGAGCTACAATTGTAGTGATGTCAGTTAGAGCCTTCTTCTGCCCAGGTTGGTATATTTCAGCTGTGCTCCATACATTCTTTGTATTGGCTTTATGTTTCCTCTATAatggctcctcctcctctgagcGTTTTCTCTCATCTGTCCTAAGAATGTGGTTTTTGAAACCTCTGTGTTTAAATTTTGATCAGCTGACCTCGGCCTCACTTTGTGTCTTTGCTCTTTCGTCTCTGTTGTGTTTGTAGGTGCAGAGTCTGGTAGGGGAGAAGCTGTTCAGCCGCTATGACCGTCTCCTGCTGCAGAACACTCTGGACAGCATGTCTGGTCCGTTTCTGTTGCTGTTAAACTGAGTGTGTCGTAAAGGTTTTCATACACTGATTGGAAtgtatttattacatttctgtATTAGACCAGGCAGAAAGAACATCTTTAGCTCTttttcaataaatgtttttgtctcGCAGATGTGACGTACTGTCCTCGAACATCCTGTGGCTCTGCTGTGATTTTGGAGAAGTCCACCAAGGCAGCGCTTTGCTCTGAGTGCGGCTTTGCCTTCTGCGTCGCGTGCAAAAGGACCTACCATGGATTAGAAGAGTGTGAAACCaagaaaaaacaagcaagaGATGCATTGCAAACCATTTTAAAAAGCCTAGACTTGCCACAGTCACAAGGTACACAAAGGCACACTATTTCAATGTCTATGTGGATATCTCTTATGTTTACTAAAAATCCAAGtatgttttttaaactgataaATTTTTTGGTGTACTGGTTATTAATGTTAAAGTGGCAATATTCAGTCACAGGAAGAGTGGTGTGAATGTTGTCCTGTTTCAAAGAAAATCATAAAGTCAGTCATCGGCATTTCAAAGCAGGAAGTACAAGAGTCAACATAGAGATGTCCCAGTTGTGTCTCGTGTCAGTGCAGGACTCAACAGCATCAATCCAAGTGCAGCAGCCTCTGTAGAGGTGTAAGATTACTTTACAGCACTTACAAGTCACGAATgtgactgcaaaaaaaaaaaaaagtatttatttgatCCGATTCTAATGGTAGCACATTGTTTGATTAATCTTTAGCCCTACACTGAAGGCCTTTTGTGTGTTGATGCAAATGCTGTTTGGTGCTCTGTGCTATCTGTGTCTCTCAGAGGGGGTGAGTGCTCTCTTGAATGACTATAAACATGGCAGTAAGGAGAGGAAACGCCTGCTGGTGAACAGATATGGCGACATGCTGGTAACGCTGGAAAGTAATCTGAATGACACCTGGTTGGCCAACAACAGCAGATGCTGTCCTCACTGCTTCAGCAGAATCGAGGTATTTAGTCATGTGCGCACAGAGAGAGTTTCTGGCTGTTTTGAAGTCACGTGACTTTGCTTGCTCACATGTTGTGTTTCATGTTGCAGAAGAATGGAGGATGTAACCACATGTTATGCAGTCAGTGTGGACAGGACTTCAATTGGTGCTGTGCTGTCAGACTGACaacaaaaaatggaaaaacgCACTTACAAGAATATGTCTGTGAGAACCACCGAAAATAGCCTCCCAGTGCTTCCGCTACTTTCACCAGCAGCCCATCAACAAGCCGTGTGCGTGTTTTGTCAcattaaaatcagttttatttaaaaagattaaaagagAAATTAGATCTGattgaaacaaaaaacagaaatttacATCCTGTGAAGTGTTTTGACCCAGACATGTCATA from Pelmatolapia mariae isolate MD_Pm_ZW linkage group LG17, Pm_UMD_F_2, whole genome shotgun sequence includes:
- the LOC134647076 gene encoding E3 ubiquitin-protein ligase RNF14-like, whose protein sequence is MTEDLEEQEDELLALQSIFDTDKFVWDESKSAGEIRVCVELPVGFSVALREGESLRQYDISFLPPLLLNFGLPEDYPSSSPPSFSLTCSWLTHTQLAALRAHLADLYEATGGAVVLFSWVQFLREDALRFLNIHSKLDLPPDERSTLHYNQDQHDAELSEPKNNSEPEFSVPSSEVQENPSDGSRTDSQGASALDSCKHDQNDLNSHTSQSDVTSDYQRALSPELALQNQTAHTPDVTILQASEFKVGPQDDLSSSAEKSKHHQSVREDFLNEGDASLSSLLPSASSGTLDPSELGAASLPVHPTDSPQSEEQTLSGVFLTPSQTLLSHILIYDAAQKHKVFATTVFDCGVCFMYRLGSECVKLSPCGHVFCRACLCEFCTVQITEGNVQGVTCPQADCAGAPTPAQVQSLVGEKLFSRYDRLLLQNTLDSMSDVTYCPRTSCGSAVILEKSTKAALCSECGFAFCVACKRTYHGLEECETKKKQARDALQTILKSLDLPQSQEGVSALLNDYKHGSKERKRLLVNRYGDMLVTLESNLNDTWLANNSRCCPHCFSRIEKNGGCNHMLCSQCGQDFNWCCAVRLTTKNGKTHLQEYVCENHRK